Proteins from one Amycolatopsis endophytica genomic window:
- a CDS encoding cytochrome P450 — MLVQDGVKPVVRWGIGHALPRTALRAAARRGDLQARLVAEAAVSPTAALHGLFDEIRGHGALYKGAFAYVTTSHAAVREVLTSNDFRTGVGGAADGVLARLSEWSATDVLHPIAPPSLLATEPPDHTRYRKLVTRVFTVRAVEKLRERTEEIARDLLDRLDPSGPVDLVETYCSLLPVTVIAEILGVPPAQRARVLELGTAAAPSLDLGLPWRQFRAVESALAAFDAWLGEHLDHLRANPGDNLLSQLAAAREDGVGLTDLELRATAGLVLAAGFETTVNLLGNGIALLHDHPEQLAALRSDESLWPNAVDEILRVDPPVLLTGRTSQRDTEIGGVRVREGSVVATVLAGANRDPAVFDEPARFDVRRENAREHISFSAGRHYCLGASLARMEGEVGLRALFDRFPDLRLTPGATLRDTRILRGFERLPARLR, encoded by the coding sequence CCGCCGCCCGGCGCGGGGACCTGCAGGCCCGGCTGGTCGCCGAGGCCGCGGTCTCCCCCACCGCCGCGCTGCACGGCCTGTTCGACGAGATCCGCGGTCACGGCGCGCTGTACAAGGGCGCGTTCGCCTACGTGACCACCAGCCACGCCGCCGTGCGGGAAGTGCTGACCAGCAACGACTTCCGCACCGGTGTCGGCGGGGCGGCCGACGGGGTGCTGGCCCGGCTGTCCGAGTGGTCGGCCACCGACGTCCTGCACCCGATCGCGCCGCCGTCGCTGCTGGCGACCGAACCGCCGGACCACACCCGCTACCGCAAGCTCGTGACGCGCGTGTTCACCGTGCGTGCCGTGGAGAAGCTGCGCGAGCGCACCGAGGAGATCGCCCGCGACCTGCTGGACCGCCTCGACCCGTCCGGTCCGGTCGACCTCGTCGAGACCTACTGCAGCCTGCTGCCGGTCACGGTGATCGCCGAGATCCTCGGAGTCCCGCCCGCGCAGCGCGCCCGCGTGCTGGAGCTGGGCACGGCGGCCGCGCCGAGCCTGGACCTGGGGCTGCCGTGGCGGCAGTTCCGCGCGGTGGAGTCGGCCCTGGCCGCGTTCGACGCCTGGCTCGGCGAGCACCTGGACCACCTGCGCGCCAACCCCGGCGACAACCTGCTCAGTCAGCTGGCCGCCGCCCGCGAGGACGGGGTCGGGCTCACCGATCTCGAACTGCGCGCCACCGCCGGGCTGGTGCTGGCCGCCGGGTTCGAGACGACGGTGAACCTGCTCGGCAACGGCATCGCGCTGCTGCACGACCACCCGGAGCAGCTCGCCGCGCTGCGGTCCGACGAGTCGCTGTGGCCGAACGCGGTCGACGAGATCCTCCGCGTCGACCCGCCCGTCCTGCTCACCGGGCGGACTTCTCAGCGCGACACCGAAATCGGCGGCGTGCGGGTCCGCGAAGGGTCGGTGGTCGCCACCGTCCTGGCCGGAGCCAACCGCGATCCGGCGGTGTTCGACGAACCGGCGCGGTTCGACGTGCGGCGCGAGAACGCGCGCGAGCACATCTCGTTCTCCGCGGGCCGCCACTACTGCCTGGGCGCGTCACTGGCACGGATGGAGGGCGAGGTCGGGCTGCGCGCGCTGTTCGACCGCTTCCCGGACCTGCGCCTGACCCCCGGCGCGACACTGCGCGACACCCGTATCCTGCGCGGTTTCGAGCGACTGCCGGCGCGGTTGCGCTGA
- a CDS encoding class I SAM-dependent methyltransferase, whose protein sequence is MGIYGRHIVPRIVNATCGAASAHPHRARVCAGLHGRVLEVGFGSGHNIPFYPPAVTLVEAIEPSEVAWKLAGPRLTASRVPISRSGLDGRSLPLPDASCNTALSTFTLCTIPDVEAALREIRRVLMPGGTLHFVDHGLAPDEKVRRWQHRFDPLQQRVFGGCHLTRPIAELLITAGFELRELDSFYEPGAPKAFSAESIGVAVSA, encoded by the coding sequence ATGGGCATCTACGGTCGGCACATCGTGCCGCGGATCGTCAACGCCACCTGCGGCGCGGCCTCGGCGCACCCGCATCGCGCGCGGGTGTGCGCCGGGCTGCACGGGCGGGTGCTGGAGGTCGGGTTCGGCTCCGGCCACAACATCCCGTTCTACCCGCCCGCGGTCACGTTGGTGGAGGCGATCGAACCCTCCGAGGTGGCGTGGAAACTGGCCGGTCCGCGGCTGACCGCGTCGAGGGTGCCGATCTCCCGGTCCGGGCTGGACGGGCGTTCGCTGCCGCTGCCGGACGCCTCGTGCAACACGGCACTGTCGACGTTCACGCTGTGCACGATCCCGGACGTGGAGGCCGCGCTGCGGGAGATCCGTCGCGTGTTGATGCCCGGCGGGACGCTGCACTTCGTCGACCACGGGCTCGCCCCGGACGAAAAGGTGCGCCGCTGGCAGCACCGGTTCGACCCGCTGCAGCAACGCGTCTTCGGCGGCTGTCACCTGACCCGCCCGATCGCCGAGCTGCTGATCACCGCCGGGTTCGAGTTGCGGGAGCTGGACTCCTTCTACGAACCGGGCGCGCCGAAGGCGTTCTCCGCGGAGTCGATCGGCGTCGCGGTGTCCGCTTAG
- a CDS encoding carboxylesterase family protein, translated as MRVRRGRAAGGVDDPRHDVPTVDAHHAYPLSTPTIPPRQPFPWHPIGPSATRNGAVAGTGGREAVRATGTAVRTGEFDAREPGPTAPQGGTEVPEMPDLTAIVGTGWVHGADYLNLDVWTPDPRSDRLPVMVFVHGGAFTGGSGGTPGCDGTRFAEDGVVLVTVNCRVGVAGFPRMPGAPDIRGLLDRIEALRRVQEHIAAFGGDPGNVTVFGEPARALSLGAPLAAAPRTSSSRIKPTS; from the coding sequence ATGCGGGTGCGCCGAGGCCGCGCCGCAGGTGGCGTTGACGATCCGCGGCACGATGTGCCGACCGTAGATGCCCATCACGCATACCCCCTGTCGACTCCGACGATACCGCCTCGGCAGCCGTTTCCGTGGCACCCCATCGGGCCATCGGCCACGCGGAACGGAGCCGTCGCGGGCACGGGTGGGCGCGAAGCGGTTCGCGCCACCGGAACCGCCGTCCGGACGGGCGAGTTCGACGCCCGCGAGCCCGGCCCCACCGCACCCCAGGGCGGCACGGAGGTGCCCGAAATGCCCGATCTGACCGCGATCGTGGGCACCGGCTGGGTGCACGGCGCCGACTACCTCAACCTCGACGTGTGGACACCCGACCCGCGCTCGGACCGCCTGCCGGTCATGGTGTTCGTCCACGGCGGCGCCTTCACCGGCGGGTCCGGCGGCACCCCCGGCTGCGACGGGACCCGGTTCGCCGAGGACGGTGTCGTGCTGGTGACCGTCAACTGCCGGGTCGGCGTGGCCGGATTCCCGCGGATGCCCGGCGCCCCGGACATCCGCGGGCTGCTCGACCGGATCGAGGCGCTGCGCCGGGTGCAGGAGCACATCGCGGCGTTCGGCGGCGACCCCGGCAACGTCACCGTGTTCGGCGAGCCCGCAAGGGCGCTCAGCCTCGGCGCCCCGCTCGCGGCGGCGCCTCGCACGAGCTCATCACGGATCAAGCCGACCTCGTGA
- a CDS encoding sigma-70 family RNA polymerase sigma factor yields the protein MDFEAHRDQLRGVAYRMLGSLADAEDAVQETWLRMARADTTDVRNPGGWLRTVLSRVCLDMLRQRSRAEPVPDPDPLPGADEEFLLAEDVGRALLVVLDRLSPDERVAFVLHDVFAVPFGEIAPVVDRSTATTKKLASRARAKVRGVPAEPVDVVRHRRVIEAFLAAARVGDVETILAVLHPDVARRADGRPEMRGARSVAEEIVVFGRDAPVAELVLVDGGLGLVIAPRGCLRSVIRFTVDGDLIGGYELISEPGRLRGLQLALVPPDLP from the coding sequence GTGGATTTCGAGGCGCATCGGGACCAGCTGCGCGGCGTGGCGTACCGGATGCTGGGCTCCCTGGCCGACGCCGAAGACGCGGTGCAGGAAACCTGGCTGCGGATGGCCCGCGCGGACACCACCGACGTGCGCAACCCGGGCGGGTGGCTGCGGACGGTGCTGTCGCGGGTGTGCCTCGACATGCTGCGCCAGCGCTCCCGCGCGGAGCCTGTGCCGGACCCGGATCCGTTGCCGGGTGCGGACGAGGAGTTCCTCCTCGCCGAGGACGTGGGCCGCGCGCTGCTCGTGGTCCTGGACCGGCTGAGCCCGGACGAGCGGGTGGCGTTCGTGCTGCACGACGTGTTCGCCGTCCCGTTCGGCGAGATCGCCCCGGTGGTGGATCGTTCCACGGCGACGACGAAGAAGCTGGCCAGCCGGGCGCGGGCGAAGGTCCGGGGCGTGCCGGCGGAACCGGTCGATGTGGTGCGGCACCGGCGGGTGATCGAGGCGTTTCTGGCGGCCGCGCGGGTCGGTGACGTGGAGACGATTCTCGCGGTGCTGCATCCGGATGTGGCGCGTCGCGCGGACGGGCGGCCCGAGATGCGCGGGGCGCGGTCGGTGGCGGAGGAGATCGTCGTGTTCGGGCGGGATGCCCCGGTTGCCGAGCTCGTTCTCGTCGATGGGGGGCTGGGGTTGGTGATCGCGCCGCGCGGGTGTCTCCGGTCGGTCATCCGGTTCACTGTCGACGGTGATCTGATCGGCGGCTACGAGCTGATCAGTGAACCCGGCCGGTTGCGGGGGTTGCAGCTGGCGCTGGTTCCGCCGGACCTCCCGTAG
- a CDS encoding nitroreductase: MDVYEAVATRRAVRAFTNTPIPDETLERVLHAAARAPSGANLQPWHIYVVTGAPLAEVKKRIAERVASGDPGDAREYSMYPPGLRSPYRDRRSAAAGQRYRALGIARDDEQSRHAEVARNWDGFGAPALLLCYLDRAMGPAQWADAGMYLQTVMLLLRAEGLHSCPQMAWSVYRTSVAQVVSPSERLVLFCGLSIGFADPTAAYERIARAPLSETVTFVGG; encoded by the coding sequence GTGGACGTCTACGAAGCCGTGGCCACGCGCCGAGCGGTGCGCGCCTTCACGAACACCCCGATTCCGGATGAAACGCTCGAACGCGTGCTGCATGCGGCGGCGCGGGCCCCGTCCGGTGCGAACCTGCAACCGTGGCATATCTACGTGGTGACCGGCGCCCCGCTGGCCGAGGTGAAGAAACGCATCGCCGAACGAGTGGCGTCGGGCGACCCCGGCGACGCGCGGGAGTACTCGATGTACCCGCCCGGACTGCGCTCCCCGTACCGAGACCGCCGGTCCGCGGCGGCCGGACAGCGGTACCGCGCACTGGGTATCGCCCGCGACGACGAACAGTCCCGGCACGCGGAGGTGGCCCGCAACTGGGACGGCTTCGGCGCCCCCGCACTGCTGCTGTGCTACCTCGACCGCGCCATGGGCCCGGCCCAGTGGGCGGACGCCGGAATGTACCTGCAGACGGTCATGCTGCTGCTGCGCGCCGAAGGCTTGCACAGCTGCCCGCAGATGGCGTGGTCGGTGTACCGCACGAGCGTGGCGCAGGTGGTGTCCCCATCGGAGCGGCTCGTGCTGTTCTGCGGGCTGTCGATCGGCTTCGCGGATCCTACCGCCGCATACGAACGCATCGCCCGTGCACCGCTGTCCGAGACGGTCACCTTCGTCGGCGGATGA
- a CDS encoding Type 1 glutamine amidotransferase-like domain-containing protein has product MAADEPTILATSGGLRASARLDWEVGPLTRHAVDLAGVTGRAPRVCFLGTACGDDRRLAATFFDNAWREGWTGSHLAVLPMPNVEDVREHLLSQDVIWVWGGSVAGLLALWRLHGLDTVMREAWQAGVVLTGVSAGSICWHAGGTTDSFGPELRPVTNGLALLPWSNGVHYDSEPARRPLFQSLIADGTLPTGYATDDGAGLLYRGTAMAGALAERAGAGAYRVARGPDGTATEERLDVRRVG; this is encoded by the coding sequence GTGGCAGCGGACGAACCCACGATCCTCGCGACCTCCGGCGGTCTGCGTGCCTCGGCCCGGCTCGACTGGGAGGTCGGGCCCCTGACCCGTCACGCCGTCGACCTCGCCGGGGTCACCGGCCGGGCGCCACGCGTGTGCTTCCTCGGCACCGCCTGCGGTGACGACCGCCGCCTGGCGGCCACGTTCTTCGACAACGCCTGGCGCGAAGGCTGGACGGGCTCACACCTGGCCGTGCTGCCGATGCCGAACGTCGAGGACGTCCGGGAGCACCTGCTGTCGCAGGACGTGATCTGGGTGTGGGGCGGCAGCGTCGCCGGGTTGCTGGCCCTGTGGCGGCTGCACGGGCTGGACACCGTGATGCGCGAGGCGTGGCAGGCGGGGGTCGTGCTCACCGGCGTGTCGGCGGGGTCGATCTGCTGGCACGCGGGCGGCACGACGGACTCGTTCGGACCCGAACTGCGGCCGGTCACCAACGGCCTGGCGCTGCTGCCGTGGTCCAACGGAGTCCACTACGACAGCGAACCCGCGCGGCGGCCGCTGTTCCAGTCGCTGATCGCGGACGGCACACTGCCCACGGGCTATGCGACCGACGACGGCGCGGGGCTGCTCTACCGCGGCACCGCAATGGCCGGGGCGCTCGCCGAACGCGCCGGCGCCGGGGCCTACCGCGTGGCGCGCGGCCCGGACGGCACCGCCACCGAGGAGCGGCTCGACGTGCGGCGGGTCGGCTGA
- a CDS encoding NAD(P)-dependent alcohol dehydrogenase translates to MKAIVQDTYGSPETLSLRETPQPSPSAREVLVRVRAAAVNAYDWHMMRGDPWVMRLAHRSTREPRARIRGRDLAGIVESVDDEVTTLRPGDEVYGDTGEEDGAFAEYVCVAENKLAPKPGKLTFEQAAAVPLAGTTALVGLRDAGKLQSGQHVLINGASGGVGTFAVQIAKALGATVTAVCRTRNAELVAELGADHVVDYTREDFTRGEARHELVLDLVGNRSLAEFRRVLTPDGTLLLSGGGVSRGGTLFGPMALIVRGRLTSRFVKHRIGEFSGSSNRDLLTSLTEFIESGQVEPVIDRSYPLERTAEAIRYLETEHARAKVVLTV, encoded by the coding sequence ATGAAGGCGATCGTCCAGGACACCTACGGCTCCCCCGAAACCCTCTCGCTGCGGGAAACCCCGCAGCCGTCCCCCTCCGCGCGCGAAGTGCTCGTCCGGGTGCGCGCGGCCGCGGTCAACGCCTACGACTGGCACATGATGCGCGGCGACCCGTGGGTCATGCGGCTGGCGCACCGCTCCACGCGCGAGCCCCGCGCCCGCATCCGCGGCCGGGACCTCGCCGGAATCGTCGAATCCGTCGACGACGAAGTCACCACGCTGCGTCCTGGCGACGAGGTGTACGGCGACACCGGTGAAGAAGACGGCGCGTTCGCCGAATACGTGTGCGTGGCGGAAAACAAGCTCGCTCCCAAGCCCGGCAAGCTCACGTTCGAGCAGGCCGCCGCGGTTCCGCTGGCGGGCACCACCGCGCTCGTCGGGTTGCGCGACGCGGGGAAGCTCCAGTCCGGGCAGCATGTCCTGATCAACGGCGCGTCCGGCGGCGTCGGCACGTTCGCCGTGCAGATCGCGAAGGCGCTCGGCGCGACCGTGACCGCGGTGTGCCGCACGCGCAACGCCGAACTGGTCGCCGAACTCGGCGCCGACCACGTCGTGGACTACACGCGTGAGGACTTCACCCGCGGCGAGGCGCGTCACGAGCTGGTGCTCGACCTCGTCGGCAACCGGTCACTGGCGGAGTTCCGCCGGGTCCTCACCCCGGACGGCACGCTCCTGCTCTCCGGCGGCGGAGTTTCCCGTGGCGGCACCCTTTTCGGCCCGATGGCGCTGATCGTCCGGGGCCGCCTCACGTCCCGGTTCGTCAAGCACCGGATCGGCGAATTCTCCGGATCGTCGAACCGGGACCTGCTCACGTCGCTGACCGAATTCATCGAGTCCGGGCAGGTCGAGCCGGTGATCGACCGCAGCTACCCGCTGGAGAGGACCGCGGAAGCGATCCGCTACCTGGAGACCGAGCACGCCAGGGCGAAGGTCGTGCTCACCGTCTGA
- a CDS encoding L-idonate 5-dehydrogenase: MKAVVVHGPGDVRVDTLADPVPGAGEVLVAMEWGGICGSDVAYWRHGASGTAVLKDPLVLGHEVAGRVAGLGPGVTTVDIGTAVTVHPAQPVGDAALPERIAGRTNLLPRVRYFGSAAFHPHTDGGFSELRVVRAGQLRPLPDGVSTRQGALAEPLAVAMHAVHRAGDVTGRTVLVNGAGPIGCLVVAAAKFAGAATVIAADLAPSALGIARRLGADHTVDLGSGAALPEDVELVFEASGAPAALGGALRATARGGTLVQVGNLPGEPAPSVLGDLVTREISWTGSYRFVDEITDAVRALGEGLDVSPIITHTFDLDDAGEALAVAADRGSGSSKVLLKLGGSRRS, encoded by the coding sequence ATGAAAGCGGTCGTCGTGCACGGCCCCGGTGACGTCCGGGTCGACACCCTGGCCGATCCGGTGCCCGGTGCCGGCGAGGTCCTCGTCGCGATGGAGTGGGGCGGCATCTGCGGTTCCGACGTCGCCTACTGGCGCCACGGCGCCTCCGGGACGGCCGTGCTCAAGGACCCGCTGGTGCTCGGCCACGAGGTCGCCGGGCGCGTCGCCGGTCTCGGCCCTGGGGTGACCACCGTGGACATCGGCACGGCGGTGACCGTCCACCCGGCACAGCCGGTCGGGGACGCCGCGCTGCCGGAGCGGATCGCCGGGCGCACCAACCTGCTGCCCCGCGTGCGGTACTTCGGCTCGGCGGCCTTCCACCCGCACACCGACGGCGGGTTCAGCGAACTGCGGGTGGTGCGGGCAGGTCAGCTGCGGCCGCTGCCCGACGGTGTGAGCACGCGGCAGGGTGCGCTGGCCGAACCCCTGGCCGTGGCGATGCACGCGGTGCACCGTGCCGGTGACGTGACCGGCCGGACGGTGCTGGTCAACGGTGCCGGGCCGATCGGATGCCTCGTGGTGGCGGCGGCGAAGTTCGCCGGTGCGGCCACCGTGATCGCCGCGGACCTCGCCCCCTCGGCACTGGGAATCGCCCGGCGGCTGGGCGCCGATCACACCGTCGACCTTGGATCGGGTGCCGCGCTGCCGGAGGATGTCGAGCTGGTTTTCGAAGCCTCCGGCGCACCCGCCGCGCTCGGCGGTGCGCTGCGGGCGACCGCGCGGGGCGGCACGCTCGTGCAGGTCGGCAACCTGCCGGGGGAACCGGCGCCGTCCGTGCTCGGTGACCTGGTCACCCGCGAGATCAGCTGGACCGGCTCCTACCGGTTCGTCGACGAGATCACCGACGCGGTGCGGGCGCTGGGCGAGGGCCTGGACGTCTCGCCGATCATCACGCACACCTTCGACCTGGACGACGCGGGCGAGGCGCTCGCGGTCGCCGCCGACCGGGGCAGCGGCAGCAGCAAGGTCCTGCTGAAGCTGGGTGGATCACGACGGTCGTGA
- a CDS encoding MFS transporter: MTDSTETAEGAVTRTTRDLSRAAVSGWLGTAMEFMDFQLYSLAAAIVFNKIFFPNVSPAIGLIAAMATYGVGYVARLAGAVYFGRMGDRIGRKKVLFVTIALMGVSTTLIGVLPPYATIGIAAPILLVALRLVQGFGAGAEIAGATVMLTEYAPAQRRGLISSLVSLGTNSGTLAASGLWAVLLAVLSDEQLLSWGWRLPFLLSFVMLLFGVWVRANLKESPVFEERPDVVNGVALSRKEIEESGESTIEAGLKQRKGKAFLLALGLRFGQAGNSGLVQTFLVGYIATELMVNKSVPTAAIVYGSLLGFVTIPVVGLLGDQYGRRPVYLGLSLLTVLIAVPMMLTIASGGTAGLTIAMIVGLNIGVLGLFSLESVTMAELFGSRTRFTQLAVAKEIGGILATAIGPVLAASLTAWTGHWWPIAAMLIVYSLITFVSAFLAPETRDRDLVRLEDAA; the protein is encoded by the coding sequence ATGACCGACAGCACCGAGACGGCGGAGGGGGCCGTGACCAGGACGACGCGGGACCTCAGCCGGGCCGCCGTGTCCGGCTGGCTCGGCACGGCCATGGAGTTCATGGACTTCCAGCTGTACTCGCTGGCCGCCGCGATCGTGTTCAACAAGATCTTCTTCCCCAACGTCAGCCCGGCGATCGGCCTGATCGCGGCGATGGCGACCTACGGTGTCGGCTACGTCGCGCGACTGGCCGGGGCGGTCTACTTCGGACGGATGGGCGACCGGATCGGCCGCAAGAAGGTCCTGTTCGTCACGATCGCGCTGATGGGTGTGTCGACCACGCTGATCGGTGTGCTGCCGCCGTACGCGACCATCGGCATCGCCGCGCCGATCCTGCTCGTCGCGCTGCGCCTGGTGCAGGGTTTCGGCGCGGGCGCGGAGATCGCCGGTGCGACCGTGATGCTGACCGAGTACGCACCGGCCCAGCGCCGCGGCCTGATCTCGTCGCTGGTGTCGCTGGGCACGAACTCCGGCACGCTCGCGGCGTCCGGTCTGTGGGCGGTGCTGCTCGCGGTCCTGTCCGACGAGCAGTTGCTGAGCTGGGGCTGGCGACTGCCGTTCCTGCTGAGCTTCGTGATGCTGCTGTTCGGCGTGTGGGTCCGTGCCAACCTCAAGGAAAGCCCGGTCTTCGAGGAGCGGCCGGACGTCGTGAACGGCGTCGCGTTGTCCCGCAAGGAGATCGAGGAGTCCGGCGAGAGCACCATCGAGGCGGGCCTCAAACAACGCAAGGGCAAGGCGTTCCTGCTGGCGCTCGGGCTGCGGTTCGGGCAGGCGGGCAACTCCGGTCTGGTGCAGACGTTCCTGGTCGGCTACATCGCGACCGAGCTGATGGTGAACAAGTCCGTGCCGACCGCGGCGATCGTGTACGGCTCGCTGCTCGGGTTCGTCACCATCCCGGTGGTGGGCCTGCTGGGCGACCAGTACGGCCGCCGCCCGGTCTACCTGGGTCTGTCGCTGCTGACCGTGCTGATCGCGGTGCCGATGATGCTGACCATCGCCTCCGGCGGCACGGCCGGGCTGACGATCGCGATGATCGTCGGGCTCAACATCGGCGTGCTCGGCCTGTTCTCGCTGGAGAGCGTGACGATGGCCGAGCTGTTCGGCTCCCGCACGCGGTTCACCCAGCTGGCCGTGGCCAAGGAGATCGGCGGCATCCTCGCCACCGCGATCGGGCCGGTGCTGGCCGCGTCACTGACCGCCTGGACCGGGCACTGGTGGCCCATCGCGGCGATGCTGATCGTCTATTCGCTCATCACGTTCGTGTCGGCCTTCCTCGCGCCGGAGACCCGCGACCGTGACCTGGTCCGGCTGGAGGACGCGGCATGA
- a CDS encoding mannitol dehydrogenase family protein, which produces MSTTLSRSTLDTLAPEHRPLADPRDLEAKVVHFGLGAFHRAHQAVYTEAAGQPWGIAAVAPRSPWPVEALRAQDCLFSVADRGPAGGIRVVGSIVEALEMVPDAGRVDALLTSPEVTVVTLTVTEKGYFRDPRTGRLDTTDPAIAADLAGAPPRTVIGRLTTSLESRFRTSGAPVNVVSCDNAAGNGAALKTVLTGFAAAARRPEAFLRWLDESVAFPSTVVDRIVPAVTGADREAAATALGVRDEMTVAGEPYRQWVIEDSFAASRPRWEADGALLVPDVAPHQLMKLRLLNGAHSAMAYLGLAAGCRTVADVLATGWGEALVRGFTAEVAPTLPDSDLDVPAYVNALVERFANPAIGHELRQIGSDGSLKIAERWLPVLRERGGTGPVLALALAAWAHATRRPHGTTDPAAAELAACWDAPGDRTALARLLTTVGGADLAEDPAVVAAIADNLPAVRAGRVTL; this is translated from the coding sequence GTGAGCACGACCCTGTCCCGGTCCACACTGGACACACTGGCACCGGAGCACCGCCCGCTCGCCGATCCGCGCGACCTCGAAGCCAAGGTGGTCCACTTCGGACTGGGCGCCTTCCACCGCGCGCACCAGGCCGTCTACACCGAGGCCGCCGGCCAGCCGTGGGGGATCGCCGCCGTGGCACCGCGGTCACCGTGGCCGGTCGAGGCGCTGCGTGCCCAGGACTGCCTGTTCTCGGTCGCCGACCGCGGGCCCGCCGGGGGCATCCGGGTCGTCGGCTCGATCGTCGAAGCCCTGGAGATGGTGCCCGACGCCGGCCGCGTGGACGCCCTGCTCACCAGCCCCGAGGTGACCGTCGTGACCCTGACCGTCACCGAAAAGGGCTACTTCCGCGACCCCCGCACCGGCCGCCTCGACACCACCGACCCGGCGATCGCGGCCGACCTCGCCGGAGCGCCGCCGCGCACCGTCATCGGCAGGCTGACCACGTCACTCGAAAGCCGGTTCCGGACCTCCGGTGCCCCGGTCAACGTCGTGTCCTGCGACAACGCGGCCGGGAACGGCGCCGCGCTCAAGACCGTGCTCACCGGGTTCGCCGCCGCGGCGCGCCGGCCGGAAGCCTTCCTGCGCTGGCTCGACGAGTCGGTCGCGTTCCCGTCCACGGTCGTCGACCGGATCGTGCCCGCCGTCACCGGAGCCGACCGCGAGGCCGCCGCGACCGCGCTCGGGGTGCGGGACGAGATGACGGTCGCGGGCGAGCCGTACCGGCAGTGGGTGATCGAGGACTCCTTCGCGGCGTCGCGCCCGCGCTGGGAGGCCGACGGCGCGCTGCTCGTCCCGGATGTCGCGCCGCACCAGCTGATGAAGCTGCGCCTGCTCAACGGCGCGCACTCCGCGATGGCCTACCTCGGCCTCGCCGCGGGATGCCGGACCGTCGCCGACGTCCTGGCCACCGGCTGGGGTGAGGCACTGGTCCGGGGCTTCACCGCGGAGGTCGCCCCGACCCTGCCGGACTCGGATCTGGACGTGCCCGCCTACGTGAACGCACTGGTCGAGCGGTTCGCCAACCCGGCGATCGGCCACGAGCTGCGGCAGATCGGTTCGGACGGCTCGTTGAAGATCGCCGAGCGCTGGCTGCCCGTCCTGCGCGAACGGGGCGGCACCGGCCCGGTGCTGGCCCTGGCGCTGGCGGCGTGGGCGCACGCGACCCGCCGGCCACACGGCACCACCGACCCGGCGGCGGCCGAGCTGGCCGCCTGCTGGGACGCGCCAGGGGACCGGACTGCCCTCGCGCGGTTGCTGACCACGGTCGGCGGCGCGGACCTGGCCGAAGACCCCGCAGTCGTGGCCGCGATCGCGGACAACCTGCCCGCCGTCCGCGCCGGGCGCGTCACCCTCTGA